In Nicotiana tabacum cultivar K326 chromosome 17, ASM71507v2, whole genome shotgun sequence, one DNA window encodes the following:
- the LOC107793227 gene encoding vicilin-like seed storage protein At4g36700, with protein sequence MSDKKSVSTPFECCRILFKFLLFMVIISNVAIHVTALSGREGITPSTEWGLGPLVKRGERKLVVSTENGEVSSVRVADGITGSYHLQFITLEPNSLFLPVVLHADMVFYVHTGSGRLTWMDETEQKSVDLRIGDVFRLPFGTIFFIESNLEPARQKLRVYSIFTNSGDDLREPLSGPHSSIRDMVLGFDRKVLQAAFHVPEDVIDEVLNGTEVPAIIHGVPKTTKKTLWEMEAQFMKSLLGRGGHGFFDSQSNKKKTELFNIFKEKPDFENCNGWSTVITRKKLPALKGSHIGIYVVNLTKGSMMAPHWNPTATEIGIALQGEGMVRVVCSSTGTKQGCQNMRFKVEEGDVFAVPRFRPMAQMAFNNNSFVFVGFSTTTKRHHPQYLTGKASVLRTLDRQILAASFNVTNTTIDRILEAQGESVILECTSCAEEEVRLMEEERRRAEEEERRREEEEARQREEERRREEEEARRKEEEEARKAEEERRKREAEEARRREEEATREKEEQRRRQEEEARRREEEEARRQEEEIRRRQEEGEARKREEEEAARRQQEEEAEREAEEARTREEEEAARRQQGEEAQREAEEARRREEEAARRREEQAQREAEEASRREEEAAARRRQEREEAERERQAEEARREGEETRRHEEEEEEEEEEEETRRGERGEEEEEGGRKEEEAAREAEKRRQEEAQRQQEAARRQEEEMERRHQEEETEEEEQGPYARRKRTFLKTA encoded by the exons ATGTCGGATAAAAAATCTGTCTCGACGCCATTTGAATGTTGCAgaatcttgtttaagtttctgCTGTTTATGGTTATTATCAGTAATGTGGCGATCCATGTAACAGCTTTGAGTGGGCGAGAAGGAATAACCCCAAGTACGGAATGGGGTTTGGGGCCTCTGGTGAAGAGAGGAGAAAGAAAACTAGTAGTTTCAACTGAAAATGGGGAGGTCTCTTCAGTCAGAGTAGCTGATGGAATCACCGGTTCCTATCATCTTCAGTTCATCACATTGGAGCCCAATTCCCTCTTCCTTCCTGTTGTTCTACATGCAGATATGGTCTTCTATGTCCACACTG GGTCGGGAAGGCTGACTTGGATGGATGAAACTGAACAAAAGTCAGTGGATTTAAGAATTGGAGATGTTTTCAGGTTGCCCTTTGGAACTATTTTCTTCATAGAGAGCAACTTAGAGCCTGCGCGACAGAAACTTAGAGTTTATTCCATCTTTACCAATTCAGGGGATGATTTGAGA GAGCCGTTGTCCGGACCACACTCTAGCATCCGTGATATGGTTCTTGGATTCGATAGGAAAGTTCTCCAGGCGGCATTTCAT GTACCAGAGGATGTGATAGATGAAGTGTTGAATGGGACAGAAGTACCAGCCATCATACATGGTGTGCCCAAGACAACAAAAAAGACCCTGTGGGAAATGGAGGCTCAATTCATGAAAAGTCTTCTAGGAAGGGGTGGTCACGGTTTCTTTGACTCCCAAAGCAATAAAAAGAAGACTGAATTGTTCAATATTTTCAAAGAGAAACCAGATTTTGAGAATTGCAATGGCTGGAGCACTGTAATTACACGGAAAAAATTACCCGCATTAAAGGGTTCCCACATTGGTATTTATGTAGTGAACTTAACCAAGGGATCAATGATGGCGCCACACTGGAATCCAACGGCAACTGAAATAGGAATAGCATTGCAAGGAGAAGGAATGGTAAGGGTAGTTTGCTCAAGCACGGGAACAAAGCAAGGATGCCAAAACATGAGGTTTAAGGTGGAAGAAGGAGATGTATTTGCAGTGCCAAGGTTTCGTCCTATGGCTCAAATGGCTTTCAACAACAACTCATTTGTCTTTGTTGGTTTTAGTACAACTACAAAGAGACATCATCCTCAGTACCTAACAGGGAAGGCTTCAGTCCTCCGAACACTGGATAGGCAAATCTTGGCAGCTTCCTTTAATGTGACTAACACAACAATCGATCGGATTCTGGAGGCACAGGGTGAGTCAGTCATACTGGAGTGTACTTCTTGTGCTGAAGAAGAAGTGAGATTAATGGAGGAAGAAAGGAGGAGGGCAGAGGAGGAAGAAAGGAGAAGGGAAGAAGAGGAGGCAAGGCAGAGGGAGGAAGAAAGGAGGagggaagaagaggaagctaGAAGGAAGGAAGAGGAAGAAGCAAGGAAggctgaagaagaaagaagaaagagagaggcAGAAGAAGCAAGAAGACGAGAAGAGGAGGCAACAAGGGAGAAAGAGGAACAAAGGAGGAGACAAGAAGAAGAAGCCAGGAGAAGGGAAGAGGAGGAAGCCAGAAGGCAAGAAGAAGAAATCAGAAGGAGACAAGAAGAAGGGGAAGCTAGGAAGAGAGAAGAGGAAGAAGCAGCTAGAAGGCAACAGGAGGAAGAAGCTGAGAGAGAGGCAGAAGAAGCGAGGACAAGAGAAGAGGAAGAGGCAGCTAGAAGGCAGCAGGGGGAAGAAGCACAAAGGGAGGCAGAGGAAGCAAGAAGGAGAGAGGAAGAAGCAGCAAGGAGGAGGGAGGAACAAGCGCAGAGAGAGGCGGAGGAAGCAAGTAGGAGAGAGGAGGAAGCAGCAGCTAGAAGGAGACAGGAACGAGAGGAAGCAGAAAGGGAAAGACAAGCAGAGGAAGCCAGGAGGGAGGGAGAGGAAACAAGGAgacatgaagaagaagaagaagaagaagaggaggaggaggaaacaAGGAGAGGAGAGAGgggagaggaggaggaggaaggaggaagaaaagaagaggagGCGGCAAGAGAGGCCGAGAAAAGAAGGCAAGAAGAAGCCCAGAGACAACAAGAAGCAGCTAGGAGACAGGAAGAAGAAATGGAAAGAAGGCATCAAGAAGAAGAAACCGAGGAAGAGGAGCAGGGTCCTTACGCACGGAGGAAAAGAACATTCCTTAAAACAGCATGA
- the LOC142172158 gene encoding secreted RxLR effector protein 161-like — protein MISQQKYIIDTPISTATATRLDMDEPGSPINETMYRGIIGSLMYLTASRPDIIFSVGLCAKFQSNPKESHLKAAKRILRKSTSSMTHFLGSCLISWGTRKQNSVALSTAEAKYVAVVSCCAQLLTEDQIANIFTKALSGEHFERNRLALGLIKPS, from the exons ATGATAAGTCAGCAAAAGTACATCATTGATACACCTATTTCTACTGCCACTGCCACTCGCCTGgatatggatgaacctggttctcctATAAACGAGActatgtatagaggcattattgggtcaCTTATGTATCTCACAGCAAGTAGACCAGACATTATTTTCAGTGTGGGACTCTGTGCCAAgtttcaatccaatccaaaggagtctcatcTGAAGGCTGCAAAGAGAATTCTGAG gaaaagcacttcTAGTATGACACATTTTTTGGGTTCGTGCCTAATCTCATGGGGGACAAGAAAACAAAACTCAGTGGCCCTTTCAACTGCTGAAGCTAAGTATGTGGCAGTTGTCTCATGCTGTGCACAACTCCT CACAGAGGATCAGATTGCAAACATATTCACCAAAGCACTAAGCGGAGAACACTTTGAGAGGAATCGCTTAGCGCTAGGGTTGATAAAACCAAGCTGA